One segment of Cerasicoccus sp. TK19100 DNA contains the following:
- a CDS encoding 3-hydroxyacyl-ACP dehydratase FabZ family protein yields the protein MATSFDASVIAAALPHADPFLFLNSAELDGKTITGVYQITGEEDFLRGHFKGNPVFPASIMLEALGQLAVFYLLAADDESLTQKVDPGKILFTACDGVRCSRICQPGDKLEMVVKPRRIRHPGATFEGKITVNGEKAVFAEEISLKFDYAS from the coding sequence ATGGCGACAAGTTTTGACGCGAGCGTGATTGCGGCAGCCCTGCCCCACGCTGATCCCTTCCTGTTTCTCAATTCCGCCGAGCTGGATGGTAAAACCATCACGGGCGTCTATCAGATAACTGGCGAGGAGGACTTCCTGCGCGGGCATTTCAAGGGTAATCCGGTGTTCCCGGCGTCCATCATGCTCGAAGCATTGGGCCAGCTGGCGGTATTCTACCTGCTGGCCGCCGATGACGAGTCCCTGACGCAAAAAGTAGACCCCGGCAAAATTCTCTTCACTGCCTGCGATGGTGTGCGCTGTTCGCGCATCTGCCAGCCTGGCGACAAGCTGGAAATGGTCGTGAAGCCCCGCCGGATTCGTCACCCTGGGGCCACTTTTGAGGGGAAAATCACCGTCAATGGCGAGAAAGCCGTCTTTGCCGAAGAAATTTCGCTGAAGTTTGATTACGCGAGCTGA
- a CDS encoding acyl carrier protein yields the protein MSSASNNPLTPEQEENLRDSLKRCTPETIEAAIAFRNEGDHSQAPVVIIGIIQRFCEPDVRPKLKEADADNLKIMDDLGLDSLTMVDVVMLVEESLDITIDNSELGDLVTIGDVKGFVKKKLSA from the coding sequence ATGAGTTCCGCATCGAACAATCCACTTACACCCGAACAAGAAGAAAACTTACGCGACTCCCTCAAGCGCTGCACGCCCGAGACGATCGAGGCGGCTATTGCGTTCCGCAACGAGGGTGATCACAGCCAGGCACCGGTAGTCATCATTGGGATTATTCAGCGTTTTTGTGAACCGGACGTTCGCCCGAAGCTGAAGGAGGCCGATGCTGACAACCTGAAAATCATGGATGACCTTGGCTTGGACTCACTTACGATGGTCGATGTGGTCATGCTCGTAGAGGAATCGCTCGATATCACCATCGATAATTCCGAGCTTGGTGACCTGGTCACCATTGGTGACGTCAAAGGCTTCGTGAAGAAGAAGCTCTCCGCCTAA
- a CDS encoding glycogen synthase produces the protein MENRRLKILQVAPELAPYAKVGGLADVAGAITKEMSRAGHEVKTLCPKYGMLDAEKEGWEKLPVAFGVHLGWGRSEYSQLWKTIYPQSDAEVYFIEFNEYFGGGIYDGGASNPERFTFLCRAAIDFCHAFQWWPDVIHCHDWGVGLLPVYLNTTEAQTPLHRAASVFTIHNLQHQGRAGRELLDFAGLPQSLFTPDNLEHQGAVNMMKAALFHSTKLTTVSPHYSREIQGPEYGCGLDSVLRYRSADLIGILNGIDTDAWNPATDPFIPACFTAKKMAGKDICKKELQLAFGLEPKPEVPIFSAIARLYDQKGLDLFAEIIPGLMNDMNLQIVVLGSGDPGQEKWFNELAARYPGRMGVYIGYNNQKSHLIEAGSDFFVMPSRFEPCGLNQMYSMAYGTLPIVRETGGLVDSVQQYNPGRGEGTGFRFHESSAHALYYTIGWANATWWDHPDEIRKMRQNAMTQDLGWEQSAAKYEEVFQWAVQTRLRGLGLQSGLTLTPWKKPV, from the coding sequence ATGGAGAACCGCCGACTGAAGATACTGCAAGTCGCGCCGGAATTGGCGCCCTACGCGAAAGTGGGGGGGCTGGCTGATGTTGCCGGTGCCATTACCAAAGAAATGAGCCGCGCCGGGCACGAGGTAAAAACGCTCTGCCCCAAATACGGCATGCTCGATGCGGAAAAAGAAGGCTGGGAAAAGCTCCCGGTGGCCTTCGGAGTCCATCTTGGCTGGGGACGCAGTGAATATTCCCAGCTCTGGAAAACGATCTACCCGCAGTCCGATGCCGAGGTCTATTTTATCGAGTTTAACGAATATTTCGGCGGCGGTATCTACGACGGTGGTGCGAGCAACCCCGAACGCTTCACCTTCCTGTGTCGTGCGGCGATCGACTTTTGCCACGCTTTTCAGTGGTGGCCCGACGTCATTCACTGCCACGACTGGGGCGTCGGTCTGCTGCCGGTTTACCTGAACACCACCGAGGCCCAGACGCCGCTGCACCGCGCAGCCAGCGTGTTTACGATTCACAACCTGCAACATCAGGGGCGCGCCGGGCGCGAGCTGCTGGACTTCGCCGGGCTGCCGCAATCGCTCTTCACGCCGGACAATCTGGAGCACCAGGGCGCGGTCAACATGATGAAGGCGGCGCTGTTTCACTCGACGAAGCTCACGACCGTCAGCCCGCATTACTCGCGCGAGATCCAAGGCCCGGAATACGGCTGCGGCCTCGACAGTGTCCTGCGTTATCGCTCGGCGGACCTGATTGGCATCCTCAACGGCATCGACACCGACGCCTGGAACCCCGCCACCGATCCCTTTATCCCGGCCTGTTTCACCGCCAAGAAAATGGCGGGCAAAGACATTTGCAAAAAGGAGCTGCAGCTAGCTTTTGGCCTCGAACCAAAGCCCGAAGTGCCGATATTTTCCGCTATTGCGCGCCTCTATGACCAGAAGGGGCTCGATCTCTTTGCCGAGATCATTCCCGGCCTGATGAACGACATGAACCTGCAAATCGTCGTTCTCGGCTCCGGTGATCCGGGCCAGGAGAAGTGGTTCAATGAGCTCGCCGCGCGCTACCCAGGCCGCATGGGGGTCTACATCGGCTATAACAACCAGAAATCCCACCTGATTGAGGCGGGCAGCGACTTCTTTGTCATGCCGAGCCGCTTCGAGCCCTGCGGCCTGAACCAGATGTATTCCATGGCCTACGGCACGCTGCCCATCGTCCGCGAAACCGGCGGGCTCGTCGACAGCGTGCAGCAATACAACCCTGGCCGCGGCGAAGGCACGGGGTTCCGTTTCCATGAGTCCAGCGCCCACGCGCTTTACTACACCATCGGCTGGGCCAACGCCACCTGGTGGGACCACCCGGACGAGATCCGCAAAATGCGCCAAAACGCCATGACCCAAGACCTCGGCTGGGAGCAATCCGCAGCCAAATACGAAGAGGTCTTCCAATGGGCGGTGCAAACCCGTCTGCGCGGCCTCGGCCTCCAATCCGGTCTCACGCTTACGCCCTGGAAGAAGCCGGTCTAA
- the lepA gene encoding translation elongation factor 4 — MSKTDHIRNFCIIAHVDHGKTTLSDRLLEQTSTVQRRDMKEQLLDSMDLERERGITIKSHPVSMLYKHGDKEYLFNLIDTPGHVDFSYEVSRSLAACEGALLLVDAAQGIEAQTVANAHLAMEQGLEIIPVINKIDLPGAEPEIIEQQIEDVLAIPREDAIRASGKSGIGIEDILEAVATRLPPPRWTDYDQTRCLIFDNVYDTYKGVICFVRVFSGTIKAGDEVLMLGTGEKTLVKEVGRFSPRMLPEKELSAGRTGYIVTAIKELTEIKIGDTITHSADPAKDMLPGYKEVRPMVFSGIYPLDTNDYGKLKSSMAKLQLNDAALDYQSESSVALGFGFRCGFLGLLHMEIVQERLRREYDLDIISTYPSVVYKVGLTDGEETEVHNPVFMPEPSEIEYIEEPTIKATIHTPSDNIGDILALVSEKRGFCEHTETIDGTRVMLVCVLPLNEILIDFNDRLKSVTKGYGSMDYEMGNYQKSDLVKMDIMVHGEIVDAFSSIVHRDKAETRGRALCERLKEILPQQMFKVPIQAVIGTKVIARETLSAFRKDVTAKCYGGDITRKRKLLEKQKKGKERMKQIGKVSIPQDAFIKILKTSN; from the coding sequence ATGAGTAAAACCGACCACATTCGCAATTTTTGCATTATTGCGCACGTCGACCACGGCAAGACCACCTTGTCCGACCGATTGCTCGAGCAAACCAGCACCGTTCAACGCCGGGACATGAAAGAGCAGCTGCTCGACTCCATGGACCTCGAGCGCGAGCGCGGCATCACCATCAAGAGCCACCCGGTCTCCATGCTCTATAAGCACGGTGACAAGGAATACCTCTTTAACCTGATCGACACCCCCGGGCACGTGGACTTCTCCTATGAGGTCTCGCGCAGTCTCGCGGCCTGTGAAGGCGCGCTACTGCTCGTGGACGCTGCGCAGGGCATCGAGGCGCAAACGGTTGCCAACGCGCATCTGGCGATGGAGCAGGGGCTGGAAATCATCCCCGTCATCAACAAGATCGATTTGCCCGGCGCGGAGCCCGAAATCATCGAGCAGCAGATCGAAGACGTGCTCGCCATTCCGCGCGAAGACGCGATCCGTGCCAGCGGTAAGTCGGGCATCGGCATTGAGGACATCCTGGAGGCCGTTGCCACGCGTTTGCCGCCGCCGCGCTGGACTGACTACGACCAGACGCGCTGCCTGATCTTTGACAACGTCTACGACACTTACAAGGGCGTCATTTGCTTTGTCCGTGTGTTCTCTGGCACCATCAAGGCCGGCGACGAGGTCCTGATGCTCGGTACCGGCGAAAAGACGCTCGTCAAAGAAGTCGGCCGCTTCTCGCCGCGCATGCTGCCTGAAAAGGAACTTTCGGCCGGCCGTACGGGATACATCGTCACGGCGATCAAGGAGCTGACTGAGATTAAAATCGGTGACACGATCACCCATAGCGCCGACCCGGCCAAGGACATGCTCCCGGGCTACAAGGAAGTGCGCCCGATGGTCTTTAGCGGCATTTACCCGTTGGATACCAACGACTACGGAAAGCTCAAGTCAAGCATGGCCAAGCTGCAACTCAACGACGCCGCGCTGGACTACCAGTCGGAAAGCTCCGTGGCGCTGGGCTTTGGTTTCCGCTGCGGCTTCCTCGGCCTCTTGCACATGGAAATCGTCCAGGAACGCCTCCGCCGCGAGTACGACCTGGACATCATTTCGACATATCCGAGCGTGGTTTATAAAGTCGGCCTGACCGACGGCGAGGAAACCGAGGTGCACAACCCGGTTTTCATGCCTGAGCCGAGCGAAATCGAGTATATCGAGGAACCGACGATCAAGGCCACGATCCATACGCCGAGCGACAACATAGGTGATATTCTGGCATTGGTTTCGGAAAAGCGTGGCTTCTGCGAGCACACGGAAACCATTGATGGAACGCGGGTTATGCTCGTTTGCGTGCTGCCGCTCAATGAGATTCTAATCGACTTCAACGACCGCCTGAAATCCGTGACGAAGGGCTACGGCTCGATGGACTACGAGATGGGCAACTACCAGAAGAGCGACCTCGTGAAGATGGACATCATGGTCCACGGTGAGATCGTGGATGCGTTTTCCTCGATCGTTCACCGTGATAAGGCCGAGACGCGGGGCAGGGCGCTTTGCGAGCGGTTGAAGGAGATTCTGCCGCAACAAATGTTCAAGGTGCCGATCCAGGCCGTCATCGGGACGAAAGTGATTGCCCGTGAGACACTTAGCGCATTCCGTAAAGACGTGACAGCAAAGTGCTATGGCGGTGACATTACCCGTAAGCGCAAGCTGCTCGAAAAGCAGAAAAAGGGTAAGGAGCGCATGAAGCAGATCGGCAAGGTCTCCATCCCACAAGACGCGTTCATCAAGATTCTGAAAACTTCCAACTAA
- the ruvA gene encoding Holliday junction branch migration protein RuvA produces MIAYLQGKVADATPISAIIDVNGVGYFLTVPVTTAEKLPGIGQETKVWTVAVYREDSAALYGFASTDERDFFRLLMEKVSGIGPKTAISILSKLSVPMLRQTIANGDVGVLSKCPGIGKKTAERLIVELKDKVGMIGSATAGSSAPGNASNEAPVASSNIMDAVAALMALGYKADAADKSVRKAAGKLGDDASTEELIRAALS; encoded by the coding sequence ATGATCGCTTACCTCCAGGGAAAAGTCGCGGATGCGACGCCGATTAGCGCCATTATTGACGTCAATGGCGTCGGGTATTTTTTGACCGTGCCGGTGACGACGGCGGAGAAGCTGCCCGGCATCGGGCAGGAAACGAAGGTCTGGACGGTCGCGGTTTACCGGGAGGATTCGGCGGCGCTGTATGGCTTTGCCAGTACGGATGAGCGCGATTTCTTCCGCCTGTTGATGGAGAAAGTGTCCGGCATCGGCCCGAAGACCGCGATCAGCATCCTCAGCAAGCTCAGCGTGCCGATGCTGCGGCAGACGATTGCCAATGGCGATGTGGGCGTGCTCTCGAAGTGCCCGGGCATTGGCAAAAAGACCGCCGAGCGGCTGATTGTGGAACTGAAGGACAAGGTCGGAATGATTGGCTCGGCCACGGCCGGCAGCAGCGCTCCGGGTAACGCTTCCAATGAGGCACCGGTTGCGTCCTCGAATATCATGGATGCCGTCGCCGCGCTGATGGCTCTGGGTTACAAAGCTGACGCGGCGGATAAATCCGTCCGCAAGGCCGCAGGCAAACTTGGCGACGACGCCTCCACCGAAGAGCTGATCCGCGCCGCGCTTTCGTAG
- the fabD gene encoding ACP S-malonyltransferase: MAVAFIFSGQGAQAVGMGKSLCENSGAAKQVFEQANEVLGWDLTAACFEGPTETLTETRVCQPALYVHGIAVVAALREQGKLPEIGGAAGLSLGELTALHLAGVFDFATGLEIVAKRGALMQEACEATNGGMTSLLGGDLQGAYDLAQAHDVDVANLNCPGQTVLSGDKDKIANATAAAQDAGFKRAIPLNVAGAYHSRLMQPAADAFESFLASKDFAAPSMPVFTNTTGQQISDPSEIKQALVKQVVSAVRWEDCFRGLVALGMTDFYECGPGGTLAGLAKRIDRDATVTSLSEFADLPA; encoded by the coding sequence ATGGCAGTAGCATTCATTTTTTCAGGACAAGGCGCGCAAGCGGTCGGCATGGGCAAGTCCCTGTGCGAAAACAGCGGTGCCGCCAAGCAGGTATTCGAACAAGCCAACGAGGTGCTTGGCTGGGATTTAACCGCTGCCTGCTTCGAAGGACCGACTGAAACGCTGACCGAAACCCGCGTCTGCCAACCGGCGCTTTATGTGCATGGCATCGCCGTGGTCGCCGCGCTCCGCGAGCAGGGCAAGCTGCCCGAAATTGGCGGCGCTGCGGGCCTGAGCCTTGGTGAGTTGACCGCGCTGCATCTGGCGGGTGTATTCGACTTCGCGACCGGCCTCGAAATCGTGGCCAAGCGCGGCGCGCTGATGCAGGAAGCCTGCGAGGCAACCAACGGCGGCATGACCAGCCTGCTGGGCGGTGATTTGCAGGGCGCATATGACCTCGCCCAGGCGCACGATGTCGACGTGGCCAATTTAAATTGCCCCGGGCAGACCGTTCTATCTGGCGACAAGGACAAGATCGCCAATGCTACAGCCGCGGCTCAGGACGCCGGTTTTAAGCGCGCGATTCCGCTCAACGTCGCCGGTGCCTACCACAGCCGTCTGATGCAGCCCGCTGCCGACGCCTTTGAGTCATTCCTCGCCAGTAAGGATTTCGCCGCGCCGTCGATGCCGGTCTTTACCAATACCACCGGCCAGCAAATCAGTGACCCGAGCGAGATCAAGCAAGCCCTCGTGAAGCAGGTCGTCTCGGCCGTGCGCTGGGAGGATTGTTTCCGCGGCCTCGTCGCCCTGGGCATGACAGATTTCTACGAGTGCGGCCCTGGCGGCACGCTGGCCGGCCTGGCCAAGCGCATCGACCGCGACGCCACCGTTACCTCACTGAGTGAGTTTGCCGATTTGCCTGCCTAA
- a CDS encoding exosortase/archaeosortase family protein: MSEPKPKSPEKPAGLMADLNRFDPITRYSFFLVIAMAGMVIFDQYFYWSTIPDYSFGYLVPLFAAYVVYDRWPKISAYLKGDGDKPEGKSSGLLSIFFNICFAVGLIASLLVFFLGALVRAGQGPSNQGSLALAMGFGGIVMGFAYLAGERDPAGRFYNLKQRLTFTVLFLFPAWVWLISAPMVMYLDSTVKLYLLEWVTIIVYHVFDFLGFSLVREGNVLLMPKGKVGVADACSGIRSLTGCIFAGTFLAAVFLDRFWKKVLLFVAACVLAFIMNIFRSLFLTGWAYHYGAGAIDEEVPVIGMSVHDIAGFSVLGLTVVFLLALLPIFTISFEADDEDFDDHEGSLPDAKAATH; the protein is encoded by the coding sequence ATGTCCGAACCCAAACCCAAGAGCCCCGAGAAACCCGCAGGATTAATGGCGGACCTCAATCGCTTTGATCCGATAACGCGCTACAGCTTCTTTCTGGTCATTGCGATGGCGGGCATGGTGATCTTCGACCAATACTTTTACTGGTCCACAATTCCGGACTATAGTTTTGGCTACCTGGTGCCGCTGTTTGCCGCCTACGTGGTCTATGACCGTTGGCCCAAGATCAGTGCCTATCTAAAGGGTGACGGCGATAAGCCCGAGGGCAAGTCCAGTGGTCTGTTGTCGATTTTCTTTAACATTTGCTTTGCCGTGGGGCTGATTGCCTCGCTGCTCGTTTTCTTCCTGGGCGCGCTGGTGCGTGCAGGGCAGGGGCCGTCCAACCAGGGGAGTCTGGCGCTCGCGATGGGCTTTGGCGGCATCGTCATGGGCTTTGCCTATCTGGCAGGTGAGCGCGATCCGGCCGGACGCTTTTATAATCTCAAGCAGCGTCTTACGTTTACCGTGCTGTTTCTGTTTCCGGCCTGGGTCTGGTTGATCTCGGCACCGATGGTCATGTATTTAGACTCCACGGTGAAGCTCTACCTGCTGGAATGGGTGACGATCATCGTTTACCACGTGTTCGACTTCCTGGGCTTCTCCCTGGTGCGCGAAGGCAACGTCCTGCTCATGCCCAAGGGTAAAGTCGGTGTAGCCGACGCCTGCTCGGGTATCCGCTCGCTGACGGGCTGCATTTTTGCCGGCACATTCCTGGCGGCGGTGTTCCTGGACCGGTTCTGGAAGAAGGTGCTGCTCTTTGTGGCCGCCTGCGTGCTGGCCTTCATCATGAATATTTTCCGCAGCCTGTTCCTCACGGGCTGGGCCTATCATTACGGTGCCGGCGCGATTGACGAAGAGGTGCCTGTGATCGGCATGTCGGTGCACGATATCGCTGGTTTTTCGGTTCTGGGGCTTACGGTAGTTTTCCTGCTCGCCCTGCTGCCGATCTTCACCATATCTTTCGAGGCTGACGATGAGGACTTCGACGACCACGAAGGCTCATTGCCCGATGCTAAAGCTGCGACACATTGA
- the dapB gene encoding 4-hydroxy-tetrahydrodipicolinate reductase: protein MALNILLVGARGRMGQAISKAAVDCDAVILAACDQGDSPEKHIAECDVIIDFSFHEVTPVLAELAAKHGKPMVIGATGHTAEERATVLAAAEKIPMVWAGNFSIGVNVLFHLVGKAAKLLSSEYEPEIIEMHHHSKIDAPSGTAERLIEQVLENRGLTRENVQHGREGNIGARPQNEVGVHAVRGGSIVGDHEVLFAGPFERISLSHHAEDRGIFARGAIRAGHWVLGQTPGVYNMEDVLGLRD from the coding sequence ATGGCGTTAAACATTTTACTCGTCGGAGCCCGTGGCCGCATGGGCCAGGCCATCAGCAAAGCAGCCGTCGATTGCGACGCAGTCATCCTAGCGGCTTGCGATCAGGGCGACAGCCCGGAAAAGCACATTGCCGAGTGCGATGTGATTATCGACTTCTCCTTTCATGAAGTGACTCCCGTCCTCGCAGAACTCGCCGCCAAGCACGGCAAGCCGATGGTCATTGGTGCCACCGGACATACTGCCGAGGAGCGCGCCACCGTGCTGGCTGCGGCAGAAAAAATCCCCATGGTCTGGGCGGGCAACTTCTCTATCGGCGTGAACGTGCTGTTCCACCTGGTCGGCAAGGCGGCGAAGCTGCTCTCTTCCGAATATGAGCCGGAGATCATCGAGATGCACCACCACAGCAAGATCGACGCCCCCAGCGGCACCGCTGAGCGCCTCATCGAGCAAGTCCTGGAAAACCGTGGCCTGACCCGTGAAAACGTCCAACACGGCCGTGAGGGCAACATCGGCGCACGCCCGCAAAACGAAGTCGGCGTACATGCCGTCCGCGGCGGCAGCATTGTGGGTGACCACGAGGTGCTCTTTGCCGGCCCGTTCGAGCGCATTTCCCTCAGCCACCACGCCGAAGACCGCGGCATCTTCGCCCGCGGTGCCATCCGCGCCGGCCACTGGGTGTTGGGCCAGACACCCGGCGTCTACAACATGGAAGACGTCCTCGGCCTCCGCGACTAG
- a CDS encoding type IV pilus twitching motility protein PilT yields MSESIELFNSLLQLAVENGASDIHIKTEKPAYLRLHGHLEPVDMDPLSHDQILEFIEQSVPEQFYESWKNDNQVDYCYDLEELGLGRFRVNGFYQRGVPSVVFRHVKDTPPTFEDLNHDPDQFKKFCLHRDGIVLVCGATGSGKSSTLAAMLDYINENYDKHIVTLEDPIEFNYTDKKSVFNQREIGIDAPTFHHGLKAVLRQDPDVILIGEMRDKSTFETALHAAETGHLVFGTLHAGSAQQAVQRLFEFFPVEQQHSMRRQIASTLRGTITQKLIPGIEGGRVPCVELFVIDSLGRTVIEDGEFQKINGVIDGNDESGSKSFNRDLYRLIKAGLVSKADGLQASPNPKALEMNLKGIFLSTGGLVG; encoded by the coding sequence ATGTCCGAGTCCATCGAATTATTTAATAGCCTCCTGCAATTGGCCGTCGAAAACGGCGCCAGTGACATCCACATTAAGACGGAAAAACCGGCCTATCTGCGCCTTCACGGCCACCTGGAGCCCGTAGACATGGACCCGCTGAGCCACGACCAGATTCTCGAATTTATCGAGCAAAGTGTGCCGGAGCAATTTTACGAAAGCTGGAAGAACGACAACCAGGTCGACTATTGTTACGACCTCGAAGAGCTCGGCCTGGGCCGGTTTCGTGTCAACGGCTTTTACCAGCGCGGTGTGCCGAGCGTGGTCTTCCGTCACGTTAAGGACACTCCGCCGACCTTCGAGGATCTCAACCATGATCCCGACCAGTTTAAGAAATTCTGCCTCCACCGCGACGGCATTGTGCTGGTCTGCGGTGCGACCGGCTCCGGTAAGAGCTCCACGCTCGCGGCGATGCTGGACTACATCAACGAGAATTACGACAAGCACATTGTCACCCTGGAAGACCCGATCGAATTCAACTACACGGATAAAAAATCGGTCTTTAACCAGCGCGAAATCGGTATCGACGCGCCGACCTTCCACCACGGCCTCAAGGCGGTGCTTCGCCAGGACCCGGACGTGATCCTCATTGGTGAAATGCGTGACAAGAGCACCTTCGAAACGGCGCTCCACGCGGCGGAAACGGGTCACCTTGTATTTGGCACCCTGCACGCCGGTAGCGCGCAACAGGCCGTCCAGCGTTTGTTTGAATTCTTCCCGGTTGAGCAGCAGCATTCCATGCGTCGCCAGATCGCCAGCACGCTCCGCGGCACGATCACGCAAAAGCTGATCCCCGGCATCGAGGGCGGTCGCGTCCCGTGTGTGGAGCTGTTCGTGATCGACAGCCTGGGCCGAACCGTCATCGAGGACGGCGAATTCCAGAAGATCAACGGCGTCATCGACGGCAACGACGAATCCGGCTCCAAGTCCTTCAACCGCGACCTTTACCGCCTCATTAAAGCGGGTCTCGTCTCCAAGGCCGACGGCCTCCAAGCCTCGCCAAACCCGAAGGCCCTCGAAATGAACCTGAAGGGCATCTTCCTGAGCACCGGCGGTTTGGTCGGGTAG
- the dapA gene encoding 4-hydroxy-tetrahydrodipicolinate synthase: MNTTQFYGVHTALVTPMQEDGAVAYDELAALVERQVAEGINGLVAVGTTGESPTLDHDEHSQVIQTVASAAAGKVPVLAGTGSNSTTEAVSLTKRAAANDGVTGMLVVAPYYNKPSAEGLFRHFSEIAESTDKPIILYSIPGRCGIDIPVDVCARLFEKFPHVCGIKEAGGQASRVAELVQKLGSDYLILSGDDSLTLPFMSFGAKGVISVASNFVVKELVEMVQLCLKNDFIAADQINRRFQPLFGDLFIQPNPVPCKVAMQKLGIISTAAVRLPLCEMTDETQAKLLATLEQAGL, encoded by the coding sequence ATGAACACAACCCAATTCTATGGCGTTCACACAGCGCTGGTTACACCAATGCAGGAAGATGGAGCCGTCGCCTACGACGAGCTCGCGGCATTGGTCGAACGACAAGTCGCTGAAGGCATTAACGGCCTCGTCGCGGTCGGCACGACGGGCGAGTCCCCCACCCTCGACCACGATGAGCACAGCCAGGTGATCCAAACCGTGGCCTCCGCCGCCGCTGGCAAAGTCCCGGTGCTCGCCGGTACGGGCTCCAACTCGACCACCGAGGCCGTCTCGCTGACCAAGCGCGCCGCCGCCAATGACGGCGTGACGGGCATGCTCGTCGTCGCCCCGTACTACAACAAGCCCAGCGCCGAGGGCCTGTTCCGCCACTTCAGCGAGATCGCTGAGTCCACGGACAAGCCGATCATTCTTTACTCAATTCCCGGCCGCTGCGGCATCGACATCCCGGTCGACGTCTGCGCCCGCCTGTTCGAGAAGTTCCCGCACGTTTGCGGCATCAAGGAAGCTGGCGGCCAGGCCAGCCGCGTGGCCGAGCTCGTGCAAAAGCTGGGCAGCGACTACCTGATCCTGTCCGGCGACGACAGCCTCACCCTGCCCTTCATGTCCTTTGGCGCGAAGGGCGTGATCAGCGTCGCGTCGAACTTCGTGGTCAAGGAGCTCGTGGAAATGGTCCAGCTCTGCCTGAAGAACGACTTCATCGCCGCCGATCAAATTAACCGCCGCTTCCAGCCGCTGTTCGGCGACCTCTTCATCCAGCCCAACCCTGTCCCCTGCAAGGTGGCCATGCAAAAGCTGGGCATCATTTCCACCGCCGCCGTCCGCCTGCCGCTCTGTGAAATGACGGACGAAACCCAGGCAAAGCTGCTGGCAACCTTGGAGCAAGCAGGCTTATAA